Genomic DNA from Carnobacterium divergens DSM 20623:
TAGGAACAATGTCCATTTGAAGTAATTGAACAACGATTGAAGACGTGATATAAGGCGATACACCCATCGCAAAGATGGAGTATTGACTTAACGCGCCACCACCAAAGGTATTCAGCAAGCCGAAAATTCCAGAATCTGAAATGTTAGAAACGGCTTTAGCGTTAATGCCCGGAACTGTTAAATGAGTTCCTAGGCGAAAAACGATTAAAACACCTAAAGTGAATAATATTTTGTTTCTAATGTCTTTTACTTTGATTGCACTACTCAGTAATTTGATCATTAGATCACCTCGATTGAACCACCAGCAGCAACGATTGCTTTTTCTGCTGCTTCGGAGAATTTGCTTGCTTTAACAGTCAGTTTACGTTCAACTTGACCATTACCCAAAACTTTAATCCCTGATTTTTCATTTTTAACGATACCAGATTCCACCAACAATGCTGGTGTAACTACTGTTCCGTCTTCGAAGCGATTTAATGTTTCTAAATTAACGATTGCAAACTCTTTGCGGTTAATGTTAGTAAAACCACGTTTTGGTAAACGACGGAATAAAGGTGTTTGTCCACCTTCAAAGCCTAAACGTACTCCACCGCCTGAACGTGAGTTTTGTCCTTTTTGACCGCGACCTGAAGTTTTACCATTACCAGATGAAGTTCCACGTCCAACGCGGTTACGCACTTTACGAGAACCTTCAGCAGGTTTTAATTCATGAAGT
This window encodes:
- the rplO gene encoding 50S ribosomal protein L15, with product MKLHELKPAEGSRKVRNRVGRGTSSGNGKTSGRGQKGQNSRSGGGVRLGFEGGQTPLFRRLPKRGFTNINRKEFAIVNLETLNRFEDGTVVTPALLVESGIVKNEKSGIKVLGNGQVERKLTVKASKFSEAAEKAIVAAGGSIEVI